Below is a genomic region from Hydrogenimonas thermophila.
AAAAGGGAGAGTTACTAGCAGTTATTGATCCTATAGACCTTAAAATAGCAAAAGATAAAATACTCTACTCTATTGAGAGTTTAAAAAAGTCAATAGAAGTTTTAAAACTAAAAAAAGAGCGTTTAAAAAAGAGCCTGCAACTGCAAAGAGAGATTGCAAAAATAGATATAAAGGCAATTAAACAAGAGAAAGATTCACTCCACTTCAACATAGAAGCATCTAAAACAAGACTTAAAAAACTAGATCTTGATCTGAAAAGATATAAAAATATGCTTGAGCAAAATCTTATAGCATCAACTGAATATGAAAATATCAAAACAAATCGTGATGCACTTAGCAAGCAAATTGAAGCTATGGAAAAAAAGATAGATGAGTTAAATGTAAATATATCAAAAGCAAAAAAAGCATACAAACTGGCAATAGTAAATGAAAAAGAGATAAAAGAGCTTGAAAAAACAATAGAAGCTCAAAATGAAAATCTTAAACTTCAAAAAAAATCACTTGAAGATATAGAAAACAAAATTGAATATACAAAACTATATGCACCATTTGATGGAATTATTGCAAAAAAGTTTATAGATGCACCTCGTGTAGTAAAAAAAGGCTCACCAATTTATGCACTAGCCGATCCAAAATCACTATATTGCGAAGTACTACTCTCTGAAAAGAAGATGTATGGAATTAAAGATGGAAGTAGTGTTACAATTAAAGTAGATGCAGTAAAAGATAGAGTCTATAAAGGAGTGGTAGAGTCAATTGCCCCAACATCTGCATCAACTTTTAGCCTTGTTCCCAGAGACATTGCAAGCGGTGAATTTACAAAACTGGACCAACGTTTTATTGTACGCATTAAATTAGACAGTATAGATGGATTACGTGCCGGAATGGGTGCAACTGTTGCAATTAAAAGGAACTAAGTAATGACTGAACCAAATGGTGATGTCATAACACCTAATAAACCTTGGGATATTACATCCAAAGAGAGAGCAATATTTAGCATCATTGTAATGACTGGTGCCTTTATGGCAATTTTAGATACAACAGTTGTAGATGTCATTGTTCCTAAACTTACAGGTCCACTATCTACCGATATGTACGGCGTACAGTGGATCATTACAAGCTATATGGTTGCCGCTGCTATTGCACTGCTAATTACAGAGTATTTAATAAAAAGATTTGGCTCGAAAGCGATCTTTCTTGCAGGAATTGCACTCTTTACAACTGCTTCATTTTTTTGTGGTGTTTCATCTACACTTGAAGAGATCATCCTTTTTCGTATAATTCAAGGATTTGGTGAAGCACTCATTATGGTTACAAGCCACGTTATGATCTTTAGCTACTTTCCACCCGAAAAGAAGGGTTTGGCAATGGGAATTTACGGACTTGGCGTCAGTTTTGCACCAGCTTTGGGTCCCACAATCGGTGGCTATTTGACAGAATATTACAATTGGCGGATGGTCTTTTTTATAAACGTACCTATTGGGCTTTTGCTTGTTATTGCAGGTATTGTTTATCTACCTAAAGATAGCCTTTTTGAAAAGTTGAAGTTCAATTTTGTTAGCTTTTTGCTTCTCTCCCTAGCAACAGTTTCACTGCTTATAATGCTTAGTCGTGGTCAGCAGATGGGATGGTTCAATAACTCATTCATAGGTCTTTTGCTCTTTGTATGTTTGATCGCTTTTCTACTATATGCATTGAGCGAAATTTGGTCAAAACATAAACTGATCGACTTCACTCTATTTAAAAATCCAACTTTTGCCAATGGAATGATGATCTACTTCTTCATTCTTGGCTTCTCTATGTATCAGTATTTTTATCTTTTACCCGTATATTATGAGCATATCAAAATGCTTCCAACCCTTGATGCTGGTATAGCAGTCTTTGCTTTTGCTGTCTTTATAGGCTTCTTTTCTCCAATTGCAGGAATGCTAGCCGACAAAATTGGAGCAAAAAGGACAGTTCTCATTGCATCACTCTTTTATGTGATCACATCAATAACCTTTTTACCGTCACTAAACTACTATACACCATTGACACAAGCAATGCTTTTGACGATCCCGTTTGGCATAGGTATGGGGCTATTCTTTGCCCCTGTTACAGTGATGGTACTTCAAAGTGCACCAGCAGACAAAAGTGAACTTGCCATTGTGCTAATGGATTACTTCCGATTTGTAGGCGGAAGCTTTGGTACAGCACTAGCTACTAACAATATGGAGTATTTTAAAAATCTCCACTTTCTTAGGATGGAAGAACTGCAAAACATTACCTACCTTCAAAACTATCTTAAATCAATAGAAGAGAGTCTTGGAATCACTGCCGATCAGGTTAAGGCCATTTTTATGAATTATGAAACTTTTATGAGTTACAACTATGGGTTTTACAATACCTTTATGCACGCAGGATATTGGGGAATTTTAGGTTCTATTTTTGTACTGCTGCTATTTGTTAAACTCAAACCATCTAAGGATACAAAATGAAACGTTTAACTCTTTTACTCTTTCCATTACTGATATATGCCCAAACCTACCAAGAGATTTTAAGTGGGGTAGATAACTCCCTACAATTAAAAAGTGCTAAACAGCTTGAAGAGTCTGCAAAATTGATCTCTGAAGCTAAAAGAGGTAAAAATCTCCCAACTCTTGATCTTAGTTTGAGCGGAGTATGGCTAAATGAGAAACCGACAGTAAACTTTGTCAATACAACCTTTCCTCTTGGTTCTGAACGCAGTTTTACTGGATCGCTGAAACTCTCCTACCCTATTTTTACAGGTTTTGCTATTAGTGCTGAAATTGATCAGGCAAAATTGGAGTATGAAAAAGCCTCATTAAAAGTGCTTGATCTTAAACGAAATCTCTACCTACAAGCAACACAACTCTTTGGTGCAATTTATGCTGCACAAGAGACGTTAAATGCAAAACAAGATGCAAAAAAGGCGATTGAAGATGCCTATAAAAAGGCAAAAGGACTTTATGACAATGGCATTCTCCCACCGGCAGATCTTTACAATATTGAAGCTAAACGATACGCAATTGAAGCAGAAATTACTGATGCAAAAAGTCAAAAAGATAGGCTACTTAACCAGCTTAAATATCTTCTTAACCAACCTATTACATCGGTTGAGTTTTCTAACTATCCATTACAAAAACTCAATAAAAAAGAGATTATCACAACAGCATTGCAAAATCGTGAAGATATTCAAGCTTTACAACGTACTTTAAAGATCGATAAAGAGAATGAAAAACTTGCAAAGAGCCGCTACTACCCTACAATTGCTCTTACAGCAGAACTAAAAAGAAAAGGTGACACACTAGCACTTAATGGTGATGGATTCAGCAATGCTGATCAAAGCTACATTGGCACGGTAATTTCTTGGAATCTCTTTAACGGTTTTTCTGATAAGAAGCAGTATGAAGCATCATGTTACCGTACACTTTCAGCCAAAACAGCTCTTAATGACTATAAAAACAGTGTTAAAACAGAACTGGAAAATGCCTTTTTAACCTTATCTGCTCTTCAATCAAAGCTTTTAAGCGCAAAGATGGAGCTAAAAGCTCAAAAAGAGTATTATAAATTAACAAAAGGAAGGTTTGAAAACCAGCTTGCAAGTGCTGATGAACTTAGCCGTGCCATTGCCGACCTTTCGGTTGCTCATGCAAAAGTTTCGGTACTTAAGAGTCAAATCTTTATTCAAACAGCTACAATAGGATTGATGGCAGGATTAGAGCGTTTTAAAACGCTCTTTATAAAATAGCTACTTTTTTATATAACGGCGTATTTGCCGTCCTCCTCTATAACACTCTTGGCATATACCAAATTTAAAGTTGGGCGGTAGCGGCTTTCCACAACGTTTACAAGCTCTGGCAAAAACACCCTGTCTCAAAGAGCGTTCAATAAAATCATTAAGAATTTTCCTAGCTTCTAAAGCATTTTCAGTATCTATGAAAAAATTAGAAAAACGATAAGATAACCAAAGATATAAAGAGACCTCTTTAACCATCTCTTCTGCTTCAAAGAGCATATCTGAAGTTTGTGCAACTTGCGGCAGATGTTCAGGTAGATTAAATGGTATCGGCTCTTGTCGCTCAAGTGAGATTAGGTAGCGATGAAAAACACTCTCAAGGTATGGTGATCCCAAACTAAGTGGAGCACATGCAAGATGATATTTTGTCTTAAGATCCAAATTGTACAGATCAACCATTTTAGCAATCTCAAGCATATTTTCAATATTAGCCGCAATAAATGGACCATCAAACTGCATATGTTTAACAAAGAAACCTAAAATCTCTGAAAGGCTTTGTGTCTCAATGATTTTTGCAATCAAATCAATATGATCAAAATTTGCCATTACACGGTATGGACCACGAATTGATGGAGATGGTTCATCTATCAGTTCTGTAATAGTATTTAAAACAGGTCCTGTCAAGGCACCTACAAAACCCTCTTCGTGTAAACCGTAACGCCCTGCTCTTCCTGCAATTTGACGAATTTCAGATGGTGTTAGAAGACGACGGCTTTGACCGTCAAATTTAGAGTCACGCGCAAAAAGAATAGTTCTAATAGGAAGATTCAACCCCATTGCGATAGCATCAGTTGCAACCAAGATTTGCGATTCGCCTTCTCTAAATCGTCTTGCCTCTTCCCTTCGTACTTCCGGACTCAAATTTCCAT
It encodes:
- a CDS encoding HlyD family secretion protein, which encodes MSKRIGTFIIIGLILFFSYIGYSYLHYRSVNAVSDAAFIKSDKISTLSFKVGGKVIEMKKLENEEVKKGELLAVIDPIDLKIAKDKILYSIESLKKSIEVLKLKKERLKKSLQLQREIAKIDIKAIKQEKDSLHFNIEASKTRLKKLDLDLKRYKNMLEQNLIASTEYENIKTNRDALSKQIEAMEKKIDELNVNISKAKKAYKLAIVNEKEIKELEKTIEAQNENLKLQKKSLEDIENKIEYTKLYAPFDGIIAKKFIDAPRVVKKGSPIYALADPKSLYCEVLLSEKKMYGIKDGSSVTIKVDAVKDRVYKGVVESIAPTSASTFSLVPRDIASGEFTKLDQRFIVRIKLDSIDGLRAGMGATVAIKRN
- a CDS encoding TolC family protein, whose amino-acid sequence is MKRLTLLLFPLLIYAQTYQEILSGVDNSLQLKSAKQLEESAKLISEAKRGKNLPTLDLSLSGVWLNEKPTVNFVNTTFPLGSERSFTGSLKLSYPIFTGFAISAEIDQAKLEYEKASLKVLDLKRNLYLQATQLFGAIYAAQETLNAKQDAKKAIEDAYKKAKGLYDNGILPPADLYNIEAKRYAIEAEITDAKSQKDRLLNQLKYLLNQPITSVEFSNYPLQKLNKKEIITTALQNREDIQALQRTLKIDKENEKLAKSRYYPTIALTAELKRKGDTLALNGDGFSNADQSYIGTVISWNLFNGFSDKKQYEASCYRTLSAKTALNDYKNSVKTELENAFLTLSALQSKLLSAKMELKAQKEYYKLTKGRFENQLASADELSRAIADLSVAHAKVSVLKSQIFIQTATIGLMAGLERFKTLFIK
- a CDS encoding DHA2 family efflux MFS transporter permease subunit, with translation MTEPNGDVITPNKPWDITSKERAIFSIIVMTGAFMAILDTTVVDVIVPKLTGPLSTDMYGVQWIITSYMVAAAIALLITEYLIKRFGSKAIFLAGIALFTTASFFCGVSSTLEEIILFRIIQGFGEALIMVTSHVMIFSYFPPEKKGLAMGIYGLGVSFAPALGPTIGGYLTEYYNWRMVFFINVPIGLLLVIAGIVYLPKDSLFEKLKFNFVSFLLLSLATVSLLIMLSRGQQMGWFNNSFIGLLLFVCLIAFLLYALSEIWSKHKLIDFTLFKNPTFANGMMIYFFILGFSMYQYFYLLPVYYEHIKMLPTLDAGIAVFAFAVFIGFFSPIAGMLADKIGAKRTVLIASLFYVITSITFLPSLNYYTPLTQAMLLTIPFGIGMGLFFAPVTVMVLQSAPADKSELAIVLMDYFRFVGGSFGTALATNNMEYFKNLHFLRMEELQNITYLQNYLKSIEESLGITADQVKAIFMNYETFMSYNYGFYNTFMHAGYWGILGSIFVLLLFVKLKPSKDTK